The following proteins are co-located in the Phocoena phocoena chromosome 1, mPhoPho1.1, whole genome shotgun sequence genome:
- the ELK4 gene encoding ETS domain-containing protein Elk-4 has protein sequence MDSAITLWQFLLQLLKEPQNDHMICWTSNNGEFKLLQAEEVARLWGIRKNKPNMNYDKLSRALRYYYVKNIIKKVNGQKFVYKFVSYPEILNMDPMTVGRVEGDCEALSVSELSSNSSKDVENGGKEKPPQPGAKTSSRNDYIHSGLYSSFTLNSLNSSNRKLFKSIKVENPAEKLAEKKSPQEPTPSVIKFVTTPAKKPPVEPLAAAISTGPSISPSSEETMQALENLASPRLPSLEAPASASSVTAAFTTTPPISSVSPLQEPSRTPSPPLSSNPDMDTDMESVASQPMELPEDLSLEPKDQDLALPEKDKTNNSSRSKKPKGLELAPTLVITGSDPSPLGILSPSLPTASLTPALFSQTPILLTPSPLLSSIHFWSTLSPVAPLSPARLQGANTLFQFPSVLNSHGPFTLSGLDGPSTPGPFSPDLQKT, from the exons ATGGACAGTGCTATCACCCTGTGGCAGTTCCTCCTTCAGCTCCTAAAGGAGCCTCAGAACGATCACATGATCTGCTGGACCTCTAATAATGGGGAGTTCAAGCTTTTGCAGGCAGAAGAGGTGGCTCGTCTCTGGGGGATTCGAAAGAACAAGCCTAATATGAATTATGACAAACTCAGCCGAGCCCTCAGATACTATTATGTGAAG AATATCATTAAAAAAGTGAACGGTCAGAAGTTTGTGTACAAGTTTGTCTCGTACCCAGAGATTTTGAACATGGATCCGATGACAGTGGGCAGGGTTGAGGGAGACTGTGAAGCTTTAAGCGTCAGTGAACTCAGCAGCAACAGTTCCAAAGATGTGGAGAATGGCgggaaagagaagccaccacagcctGGTGCCAAGACCTCTAGCCGCAATGACTACATACACTCTGGCTTATATTCTTCATTTACTCTCAACTCTTTGAACTCCTCCAACAGGAAGCTTTTCAAATCTATAAAGGTGGAGAATCCAGCTGAGAAATTGGCAGAGAAAAAATCTCCTCAGGAGCCAACACCATCTGTTATCAAATTTGTAACCACACCTGCCAAAAAGCCACCAGTTGAACCTCTTGCTGCTGCCATCTCTACTGGCCCAAGTATCTCTCCGTCTTCAGAAGAAACTATGCAAGCGTTGGAGAATTTGGCTTCCCCCAGACTGCCTTCTCTGGAAGCACCAGCTTCTGCATCTAGCGTAACTGCCGCTTTTACCACCACACCACCTATTTCGTCCGTGTCCCCTCTGCAGGAGCCTTCTAGAACACCTTCACCACCACTGAGTTCCAACCCAGACATGGACACAGACATGGAATCAGTGGCTTCTCAGCCAATGGAACTTCCGGAGGACTTGTCCCTGGAGCCTAAAGACCAGGATTTGGCTTTGCCAGAAAAGGACAAAACAAATAATTCGTCAAGGTCCAAGAAACCCAAGGGGTTAGAGCTGGCACCAACCCTGGTGATCACGGGCAGTGATCCAAGCCCACTGGGAATATTAAGCCCATCTCTCCCTACAGCTTCCCTTACGCCAGCACTTTTTTCGCAG ACACCCATCTTACTGACTCCGAGCCCCTTGCTCTCCAGTATCCACTTTTGGAGTACTCTCAGCCCTGTTGCTCCCCTAAGTCCAGCCAGGCTACAAGGTGCTAACACACTTTTCCAG tttccttctgtGCTGAACAGTCATGGGCCGTTCACTCTGTCTGGCCTGGATGGACCTTCCACCCCTGGCCCATTTTCCCCAGATCTACAGAAAACATAA